Genomic DNA from Hordeum vulgare subsp. vulgare chromosome 2H, MorexV3_pseudomolecules_assembly, whole genome shotgun sequence:
GCACCCACTGGTCTGGCACACACAGAGAGGCCGCCAACGTCACCTGCCACCAATCCATCTTGAGAGTTGTACTGACGCATCAACCTTGTCCGGTCTAATtgtcgtcgacgccaccacgacgcaAGACAATGCCACCTTCCCGCGCTCGTCCATCAACACACGCCCAACAATGAGACCCCGCTGCTCCATGCCGCTGAGATCCGTCGTTTTCGACATGTCAGATGCAACACCGCTCCTCCTTCGCAAACACCACCTGCAGCCACTGGTCTCATCCCCTCCATCTATAGATCCTTTGTACTCCCAACCGAGCCCCAAGGTCCCCGACGACATCTCCAGGAAGGTCACGGTGCGAACAACACCGCTACGGCCAAATCCGAAGAGTATTGAAGGTTTTCACCCggcaggagatcggggtgggtaaATTTGGCCCTCAGTTGTGCCTTCACGAGGAAAGCGGCACCCATGGGCGACGCCGCTATCGGGCCGGCTAGACCAGTCAAGGTTTCCCCTAGACCCAAGGTACACTACCACCAGGGCTCACCATCACCGGAGCCTGCAGCCGCAAACCACCGGGACGACAAGGGAGGTAGCAGGAGAAAGGGGACCTCCAGATCTGACACCACGATCGCCCTAGATCAGTCTGCCGCCACGACCACCACTGGGTCACCGGCGAGCCGCCACACCGCCTCGCTCTAGAAGGAGGCTGTCGTGGGCCAGATTGGCGCCGCCGCCATCGATCAGGGCCTCATCCTCGAAAACAGAGATCTGCGCATCCCAAGCCCTGAATGAGACGGCGATTCCGAAATGAGCCTTTAATGGATCAAACCTAGATATACTGGGTTTTGCTTGCGCTGCAAGCTAGTGAGTGAGTGTTGGGGTTAAATAGTAGGGCACGATAAACTTAGATGGTTTAATAGTCAAGGGTTGTATATTAGATCTCACCCAAGAGTTGGGTTGATATATgcacttctttcttttattttattcttgaaTACCATCATGATATAGGTCGCAAAGTACGTAACTTATTATTAATGAAAATATGTTATATGATTTTCTTAATATGGTCCCAAGTCGATATAGATACAAGACACATACCAATAGGTTAGCATATCTATGAGATGGTGACCATGTTTTATAGGTAATGGATATATAGATATCAATCCAATGATATGGACTGGTGTTGATAGAACTCCGTGTCAAATAGACCCATTTAAGGTGCACTACGAATTGTCATAAGTTAGTTTCAGGTAAAATGTATATGTCATGTCCTAGACCTGAGATTGTTGTATGTTCTCGGAATGTGAATCAGTCATTACATAAGGAATATCAAACTCTACACCATAACCGGATAGTCATAAAGATACATAGTTTTTGGCTTTGTCATGAAAAATGTTGTGTGAAATGGTAGACCAAgatatgatttccccctccgatatGGATACATGTCTCTAGACTTAGAGTGATCTGATTCAGAAGTACACGCCATGCGGCTAAGGATAAATATTAACCTAATTCAGGAATATGTATCATGAACTCGAGCAGCCCGACAAGGCTGACAAATACTCATCTCGAGATTGACAATGTATATCATGTGGGCAAATGAATGTTGCACGTGACACATTGCATACTTAGGGTCCGTCTGCAAAGTATCTTTCCCAAGTGGGTATACTTGCTCACCGACAGATTGAGACCTAACAAAACTGGTATCTTATCATGTTTAAAGTTTTTTTTTTGCTTCCATTTAATTCGGATGTGTACCGAGGACTCGACGATGCGCAGACAATGAAAAGAAATTAAATGAGTAAAACTCGACACTAGCGGCACCCTAAACCAGTGGGAGATTAACAATCTTGCAACTGGGAAATACCGGCCATAAACTTCTGCTCGATCTCAGATCTCAAGAAGGGAAGAATTTGGATCGGAGAAACTTGAATGAAGAGTTTTGACTTTCCTCGTGTACGACCTTGAGAGGAACCGAACCGAATGAAGTCGTCGTCAACCTATCATACATATGCGATTGCATGCTCGACGGTAGCCATACAataccttctctctcttttttagcAACAATGATCAGAGCTGCACTGCTCCCTGTTACGTTGCTGCTGTGCCTTGCACTGGCCGACAGCGCCAATGCCGCAGGGGCGGCGGACGGTTTCTATGAGCTCAAGAACAAGAagggggatttctccatcaaggtCACCAACTGGGGAGCTACCCTCGTGTCTGTCCTCGTCCCTGACTGCCATGGTAAGGCTGCTTGCTTCTTGCTTTCAGGAACTCATATGGATGCTTTCATCTTGTTTCTCAAGAGGtgaaataattttttcagggGAACTAACTGATGTTGTACTTGGGTACGACACCGTTGCTGGATACGCTGTAAGATCACAAATCCATCTGTTTTCATTGATTCAGAGTGATAGATAAATTAACATGCATGATCAGTGCGTCTATATTCAGTTCAAAATCATTTTGTACGTGCATGTCTCATCAGAAAGGCGGTGCTGCCGGATCAACTATTGGCCGCGTAGCAAACAGAATCGCCAACGCCCGCTTCGTGCTCGACGGCAGAACCTATCGTCTCCTCCGtaacgacggcaacaacacgatTCATGGCATGGTTCAGACtttattttagtttatttttcacCGAAACCCTATGCACGAGCTTGTACTCATTTAATCGCCATGTTGCTCTTCGTCTAGGCGGCCCCAGGGGGTTCAACAAGGTCGTCTGGACGGTGAAGGAGTACGTGCACGACGGCGACTCCCCGTACATCACCTTCTACTACCACAGCTTCGACGGAGAGCAAGGTAAAACCAAAACTAATACTAGTAGTACACATGTCAAAACTTTATATAATCAGAGTTCCTCGCGCTTTGGTGATCTTCATGACACCGACGGACTCGGTATAATATTTCGTTAACAGAAAGATCTGACGCGCACTTGTTTTCACGGATCGCGTCTGGGGCATGCAGGATTCCCGGGCTACCTGGACGTGTATGTGACGTACCAGCTCTCCGACCCGTACGACCTGAGCATCCACATGAACGCGACGGCGAGGGGCAAGGCGACGCCGGTGAACCTCGTGAACCACGCGTACTGGAACCTCGCTGGCCACGGCAGCGGCGACGTCCTGGAGCACGAGGTCCAGATATTCGCGTCACGCTACACGCCCGTCGACGGGTACATGATCCCGACGGGCCAGGTCGCGCCCGTGGCCGGCACAAAGTACGACTTCCTGGCGCCGACGCCCGTGGGCGCCAACATGGAGATCGTCCCGGGCGGCGGTGGCGGGTACGACATCAACTTCGCCGTGGACGGGCAGCAGAACGCGATGCGGCCGGTGGCGCGCGTCCAGGACCCGGACTCTGGGCGGGCGCTGGAGCTGTGGGCGAACCAGCCCGGGGTGCAGCTCTACACCGCCAACTGGCTCATCAACGACAAGGGGAAAGGAGGGGAGGTGTACGGGCAGTACGGCGCGCTGTGTTTGGAGACGCAGGCCTACCCTGACGCCGTCAACCACCCCGAATTCCCGTCGTCGATCGTGAGGCTCGGCGAGGTGTACAAGCATGATATGCTCTTCAAGTTCTCCTACTAGGCTAGCTAGGATGCATGCTTCACTTAATTGATCGATCCGTCTTTTGTTTTCGTTTACTTAGCGCAAAATGAGCATTGTTTTCTTCGACGGGATGAAACATCTTTTCTTATGGTCTGTACCATGTTTTTTTCTTTAATTACATCCACTTTTTTCTTTACAAAATGGGCGCATGACGCATACGGTTTGCCTCAGCTATTAAATAAGGAGTTTAGAAGAGGTTttcaaagtaaaaaaaaaacaTTATAAAGTCGTTAGTCTCCATTCTGCTATTGCCCATATGCTTCATCCAGTGAATGACCCAAAGGTTGGCCCATTTTTTATGCTGGAGCGAAGAATGAACGGTAGCGTAGACTTGTAACGGAATATCCtaacgttccttcgcactaaatGGTCTAACAAGTGAGCATGGTGAGGAAGGACAACGCTTTCCACTTTGGCCTATTCGTCTCGGACATGTTGATCCATCAGTTCCTGATAGAATGCTCTCCATTTCACAATGAAATGACGATGTTGTCGAGCTGGAGCGAAGCCTTAGTCACCCCTATAGTCCCATGGTGAACCGTATTTAAAGAAAATATGCGCGACAAACTCCTTGATCCGCTTACATAGAGGACAAAGCCCATAATTTAGCCACCCACATTTCTCGAGTCTATCCACGGTTCAAATTAAAGTTTTAAATTGCTAATCACGCAAAAAAGTTGACCTTTGAAGATGGCCAAGCCTTACATTCCACGATGTTCATGGGCGAGCGAGTAGCCCCAAGAACCGAGCCTTGTAAGCGAAAGTGGCGGAGCAGTGACCACCAATTAACCATATGCTTCAAAGTGATATTGTCTACAACGTAATCCACAAGGTGAATGATGCGCGTGCGAGCCCAAAGAATGGCAATTTGCCAGATATATATGGTCCATCGTCCAATGGATATGGATATTTATCTTGGCAAGCCACGCATCCTCGTGCATGGCTTTCCTCAACTTCTATTCTTTTTTTCTAGAAGAGGCCTCAAAGACTATTAGAGCAATACCAATTGATTTCTCTTCAATGACCCAAGGTGAATCACACAAAAGATGCCATTGCCAATGGTAATGTAGATGGTGGCATAGAAGATGGTACAGAACATCCTAGAGACATTACCATGGCAATAGTCCCTTTGCCAAGTGACATGTGCTACATCTACTTCACACATACAAAGGTGAATCTTCTCCTTTACACGTGTCAGCTTGTGCCCTTcgaggatggtatactacttgGCACTCCTCTCGTGTGCATGCATAGGTATTGCCGTAGCTTCACGAATGACGAGGAGGAGTGCCAGCACCTGCGTACGAGCACACCATCTGCGTGggaagcatggaagaggagacggAAGAATAATAGTTGAAGTTGAACGCTCCAGAGGTCGGACGACCGAGCCCCATCGGATGTCCGAACCATCCCagcgtccggacgtccgagctcATCCGGACGACTGATGCCTGCAGCCGCCCGTCCTCCCGTCATAGCGCCCGGACGGCCGACACCACTCGGACGACCGAGCCTTGGACGACCAACACGCCCAGAAATCCGACGCCACCTCGACCGAGCCGgatcgtcggacgtccggaccctcccgagccgtcggacgaccgacgtcctccggacgtccggaacCCCCTATGCATAGCCGTGACTTTTGACCTTGTATCTCTCTCCCACTTACCCCTTCGTGACTAGCACTATATATACTCCACCCTCACCTCCTTTCTAGGGTAAGCAATAATTTAGCATCTAGTTGAGCATTGTTCCTTCCTCTACCTCCTCCCATGAAGATTCCTTCATGTGAGAAGACCATGTAGTGGATGTCAAGGCCCCTTACAAGGGAAGATCCCCTAGAGGATTCAAGGCCCCATCTCCCCACGGGATTTGGGATGAACTCTACCATGTATCTTACTTTCCCTTTGTTGTTCATGTAtccttgtggatcttgtgtgtggcgagtctagtggatgtgtgattggtcttgttcttgagtgtttccccTTGTGATTTCTCCCCGTTCATCCccgtgttcttcatgttcttgagGAACCCCTCCTCCAATTCGTGAAAGATCGACACCCATCGGTCTGCCCCGTATCATATTGGTATCAAGAACCACGTTTCTCACGAATTTGGAGTCCTCTCATTCGTTTTCTAGCCTTCACTTTGTGTGTTTTTACCCCACTTCGAAAATTCCCCACAAAAAGAGCCATACCAAATTTTTAGTGATTTGTTGTTCTTGTGAGTTTTTGTTGATTTTGATCCGGGGATCTAGTGTTTGGCAAGTGGATCTAACCCCCTTGGCATCCCATCAATTTTGAGCCCACAATCTTCAATTTCCGCCAAAAATCACGCCCCAAATTGAGATCCCGAGCTCACCCCGACCTACCGGTCGTCCCACACTTTCCGGACGGCCGGACCCGTCCAaaccgtcggacgtccggcccttccCGATCGTCCGGAACACCTCAACAGCCCCGAATTCTCGGATTTATGGCCCGCCCGGACGTCCGAGCCTCGGGCGTGCAACATCCTCCGCACGTCCGTAACATGGAGTTTCTGATTTCGGCTGAATATTGTTTTGTCCATAACCAATTCATTTGGACTCCGATTTCGACGTTCTTTAGCTCATTTTGTAGTTATTGACATCCACCATCCCACAAAATCGTTTCCAAAATCATTCGAAACcgtaatattttttaaaatttggcAATTTTACCTAGGCCCTCTACCATATCATCAACATTTCCACCAAAGACTTCTGCAACCTAACACATTTTGGTTACCTTTGCATTTGTGGTTGCTTGAGTTGTGATTTGAGTCTCCTAAGGTGTTTCAGCTACTCAGGGACGGTTACTTCATCATCAACCACCAGTGACTTGTATCGTGtcatcgactacatcaaccactgaCGATCGACACTGACGACGACCATCCATCCTTTGAGACCATCTTTAACCGGAAGCATGGCCGGTTACCCCTGACTTCGTGAAAGGTTAAGTGTGACGAAGGTATACATTTCGTCATACACTTTTCCTTCCTTGCCATTACATCTTGATAGCCCCACTATCTTTACGATTACCTTCATACATATTGAGACTAGTTGTCCGAGTATTGCTGGGTTTCGCGAAAACTTGTGCACCGTAGTGATACAatatcatattgttgcatcattGGAAATATCATATAGTGCAATTGCTTGCTCCCGTGCATATCATGTGATACTTGTCTCATATAGTTGGTTGAGGCTCAATAAGAATAGTGGAAAGGAACATAAGAGTAAAAGAGATACTTGTGCATGAGGATACATGAATAGGAAACGTTTGCTTGCATGAATAGGATTGGTGCCAAGTGGTGAATAGTGCCGAAACATGCAATAAGCTAGCGTCTCTCCTTGTGTTTATGCAACACGAGCTTTGCTCATCCCTATAGTTGCACAAGCCCCATTATCCCACCGCGTGTGTTTCTTTATTGCCTTCCTCTATATTTGTGATCACTTTCTTTGCATTTTGAGTCCTTTGGATTTATTTCAACATTTACAATATCTTGGACTTCAAT
This window encodes:
- the LOC123430367 gene encoding galactose mutarotase-like, which translates into the protein MLDGSHTIPSLSFLATMIRAALLPVTLLLCLALADSANAAGAADGFYELKNKKGDFSIKVTNWGATLVSVLVPDCHGELTDVVLGYDTVAGYAKGGAAGSTIGRVANRIANARFVLDGRTYRLLRNDGNNTIHGGPRGFNKVVWTVKEYVHDGDSPYITFYYHSFDGEQGFPGYLDVYVTYQLSDPYDLSIHMNATARGKATPVNLVNHAYWNLAGHGSGDVLEHEVQIFASRYTPVDGYMIPTGQVAPVAGTKYDFLAPTPVGANMEIVPGGGGGYDINFAVDGQQNAMRPVARVQDPDSGRALELWANQPGVQLYTANWLINDKGKGGEVYGQYGALCLETQAYPDAVNHPEFPSSIVRLGEVYKHDMLFKFSY